The DNA region GACGACCAGTGGTTCGATATCGTCAGCTGGGTCGGCTATGCCATGATCAATGCTGAAGAATTCGGCATCACCCAGGCCAATGTCGACGACATGAAGAACTCGCCGAACCCTGACATCAAGCGCTTCCTCGGCGTCGAGGCGGATACCAAGATCGGCACCGATCTCGGCCTGACCAACGACTGGGCTTACAACATCGTAAAGAACGTCGGCAATTACGGCGAAGTCTTCGAGCGCAACATCGGCCAGGGCAGCCCGCTCAAGATCGCGCGCGGTCTCAACGCCCTGTGGAACAAGGGCGGCATTCAGTACGCTCCGCCGGTTCGCTGAGCGCGTCACGTATGAAGACGGAAAGGCGGGCGACCGCCTTTCCTCCTCCAATAAAAAAGCTCCGAAAAGGAGCATAATGGGGAATTGGCCAAGCATGACGCACCAGGCTTTGGATTCAACACGTTTATCCAGAGGCGGCTGGAGCTTTCAGTCCGCGCTCTACGACCCGACAATTCGGGGCATTTTCTTCCAGGTTCTCACCATCGTCCTGCTGGTCGTCTTCGTCTGGTGGGTTGCGCACAACACTGCCGTCAATCTGGCGCGCGCCAACATCGCGTCGGGCTTCGGCTTTCTGAACGGCCGTGCCGGCTTCGAGGTCGGTCAGTCGCTGATCGCCTATTCGAGTGATTCGACCTACGGCCGCGCGCTGGTCGTCGGCCTTCTGAATACAATCCTGATCGCCGTTACCGGCATCATCACCGCCACCATCATCGGCTTCATCATCGGCATCGGCCGCCTGTCGAGGAACTGGCTGATTGCCAAGCTGTGCACGGTTTATGTCGAAGTCTTCCGCAACATCCCGCCGCTGCTTGTCATCTTCTTCTGGTATTCGGGCGTTCTGGCGGTTCTGCCGAATGCGCGCGAGTCGCTGCATCTGCCGCTCGGAGCGTATTTGAACAACCGTGGCCTTTCCTTTCCCAAACCGATTTTCGGCGAGACTTTCTGGCTCGTCGGCGTCGCCTTCGTCGTCGCGATCATCGCCGTTATCGTCACGGCCCGATGGGCGCATCGCCGGCAGGCGGCGACAGGTCAGCCGTTCCATACGATCTGGGCTTCGCTCGGGCTGCTGGTCGGCCTGCCGCTTATCGTCTTCCTGGTCGCAGGCGCGCCGCTTTCCTTCGACTATCCGATCGCGGGCAAGTTCAACCTCACCGGCGGCTCCGTCGTCGGGCCGGAATTCATGTCGCTCTTCCTTGCACTTTCCTTCTACACCGCTGCCTTCATCGCTGAAATCGTGCGCGCAGGCATTCGCGGCGTGCCGAAGGGACAGACGGAAGCTGCAGGCGCACTCGGGCTTCACCCCTCGTCGATCACCCGGCTGGTCGTCATTCCGCAGGCCTTCCGCATCATCATTCCGCCGCTGAGCAGCCAGTATCTCAATCTGACCAAGAACTCGTCGCTGGCGATCGCCATCGGTTTTGCCGATCTGGTCGCGGTCGGCAGCACGACGCTGAACCAGACAGGTCAGGCTGTCGAGGTGATCCTCATCTGGATGGTCATTTACCTCAGCCTCAGTGTCGTCACTTCGCTGTTAATGAACTGGTTCAATGCCAAGATGGCGCTGGTGGAGAGGTAAGATGAGCAACGCTTTCGTCAGAACCGCCATACTGGCGCCGGAGCCGCCGCCCTCAGCAGAGAAAGGCCCGGTCGCTTGGATTCGCCGCAACCTTCTTGCGACGCCCAAGGACATCGTCCTTACCATCCTGGCGCTGGTCTTTGTCGTTTGGGCCCTCCTGCACGCGCTCGACTGGCTCTTCGTGCAGGCGGTTTGGAGCGGTCCGGACCGCACCTTCTGCGCCACTGCCGTACAGGGTGGCATCCAGCCGGATGGCTGGAGTGGTGCATGCTGGGCCTTCGTCAATGCCAAATTCGACCAGTTCATCTTTGGACGTTATCCGCTCGACGAGCGCTGGCGCCCGACGCTGGTCGGTATTCTTTTCGTACTCCTGTTGGTGCCGATGCTCATCCCCTCGGCGCCGCGCAAGGGCGTCAACGCCCTCCTGCTCTTCGGCGTTCTTCCGATCGTTTCCTTCTTTCTGCTTTACGGCGGATTTGGTCTGGAAATCGTCGAGACCCCACTCTGGGGCGGGCTGCTGGTGACGCTGGTGCTCTCTTTTGTCGGCATCGCCGTCTCCTTCCCGCTCGGCATCATCCTGGCGCTGGGAAGGCGCTCGCAGATGCCGGTCATCCGGACGTTCTGCGTCGTTTTCATCGAAGTCGTCCGCGGCGTGCCGCTGATAACGGTCCTGTTCATGGCGAGCGTCATGCTGCCGCTTTTCCTGCCGGCCGGCTGGACCGTGGACAAGCTGTTGCGCGCGATCATCGGGGTATCGATCTTCGCCTCCGCCTATATGGCGGAAGTCATCCGCGGCGGCCTGCAGGCTATTCCCAAGGGCCAGTTCGAGGGGGCGGATTCGCTCGGGTTGGGCTACTGGCAGAAGATGCGGTTGGTCATCATGCCGCAGGCAATCAAGCTGGTGATCCCTGGCATCGTCAACACCTTCATCGGCATGTTCAAGGACACATCGCTGGTGTCGATCATCAGCATGTTCGACCTTCTCGGCATCGTTCGCCTCAACTTCGTCGATCCGAATTGGGCAACCGCAGTAACGCCGCTCACGGGGTTGATATTCGCCGGATTCGCCTTCTGGCTTTTCTGCTTCGGCATGTCGCGCTATTCAGCATTCATCGAACGTCACCTCGACACCGGCCACAAACGATAAAAATGAGGGAAAATAATCATGGCTGAAGCTCCAGCGAAAAAGCTCACCGTTTCCGCAACGGAAGTGGCGATCGAAATCATCAACATGAACAAGTGGTACGGCGATTTCCACGTGCTGCGCGACATCAACCTGAAGGTCATGCGCGGCGAACGCATCGTCATCGCCGGGCCGTCCGGCTCGGGCAAGTCGACGATGATCCGTTGCATCAACCGTCTCGAAGAGCACCAGAAAGGCCAGATCATCGTCGATGGCACCGAGCTCACCAACGATTTGAAGAAGATCGACGAAGTGCGGCGCGAGGTCGGCATGGTGTTCCAGCACTTCAACCTCTTCCCGCACCTGACGATCCTCGAAAATTGCACACTGGCTCCGATCTGGGTGCGCAAGATGCCGAAGAAGCAGGCGGAAGAAATCGCCATGCATTTCCTGAAGCGGGTCAAGATCCCGGAGCAGGCCAATAAATATCCGGGCCAGCTTTCCGGCGGGCAGCAGCAGCGCGTGGCGATCGCCCGGTCGCTGTGCATGAACCCGAAGATCATGCTGTTCGACGAGCCGACTTCGGCGCTCGATCCCGAAATGATCAAGGAAGTGCTGGACACCATGGTCGGCCTCGCGGAAGAAGGGATGACAATGCTCTGCGTCACCCACGAAATGGGTTTTGCCCGCCAGGTCGCCAACCGCGTCATCTTCATGGATCAGGGCCAGATCGTCGAGCAGAACTCGCCGGCCGAATTCTTCGACAATCCGCAGCACGAGCGCACCAAGCTGTTCCTCAGCCAGATCCTGCACTGACCCCCGAACGCTCAACTTGTTTAAGACCCGCCGCACCCCCTTTGGGTTCGGCGGGTCTTTCATGTTCAGCGGGCGGCGGTCGCCTGCAACAGACTGCAGATGCGGGTAGGGCGGAATCGCCGCCGCTCAGCGGAAGGTGCCACCCGATCTCCTGGATTGAGTCATTAAGAGGAGGGATGCCCGCCGCCACGCTCGGCGGTCCCGGCCATGTCTAGAGCGGTTCAGCTTTTTCATGGAAGCGCAGAACTGCTTAAGTTTTTGTTTTTACGCAATTCCTGACGGAAAGCCGTTTGCCGCTTTTTCTAGAATTGCTCTGACAGCCCATCCCTCTTGCCCGCAGGCGTTGAAACAAATAACCTCCCGCTCGATTACTTCGATGATCAACCATAGGAGAACTAAACCCAATGAGATTGATGGCAGTCGTTGGCGTTGCACTTAGCCTGGGCTGTATTTCGGCCGCAGAATCTCCTTCAAACTATCAATCCTACAGCGGCATTCGGGTCGACACAGACCCTGCCCTCCTCTCTCGATACGACAAAGCTCTTAGGTGGTGCGTGCCGGAGGCGGGCTCATGGCGACGCGGGTCGCCGGATCCGCAGAGCCTGCATTATAACGCGGCGCTCAGAAATTGCCTCTACAGGCGCGGCATTGTCGATAGAGGCGTCTACGCTTACCCCATCCCCAAGATTTACTTCGATCATTTTTTGGATCGCTGAGAAGAACCGAACGGATGTAGTCTGCCATAGAACTTCAAAAGCCAGGAACATAAGCACGGCTGTTGGCATGGCTTGTCGACGGCGGCGGCCGCATATCAGCTTTTGGCGGCTGTCGGATGGCCGGCCGTTGCCGTCCGGCAATTACGACAGGGATGACGGAAGCTGCAGCGCTGCTTTCAGGGCAGCGCGGACCTCAACCGACGGTCGACACAGCCTGTACTTATGTCATCTCGAACTCGTAGAACTTGTCGCCGTCGATATAGATAAAATGGCAGCTTGGCTTTTCGCCTTTGCCGGCTGAACAGGCCTTATCGCCTTTGAAGGTGAGTTTCGTTTTCACGTCGATCATTTTGCCGGCGACATCGGCCCTGCCGGTCGTAGTCCCCTTCTTCCAACTCCAAACGAGTTCGGCGGTTACAGG from Rhizobium sp. NLR16a includes:
- a CDS encoding amino acid ABC transporter permease: MSNAFVRTAILAPEPPPSAEKGPVAWIRRNLLATPKDIVLTILALVFVVWALLHALDWLFVQAVWSGPDRTFCATAVQGGIQPDGWSGACWAFVNAKFDQFIFGRYPLDERWRPTLVGILFVLLLVPMLIPSAPRKGVNALLLFGVLPIVSFFLLYGGFGLEIVETPLWGGLLVTLVLSFVGIAVSFPLGIILALGRRSQMPVIRTFCVVFIEVVRGVPLITVLFMASVMLPLFLPAGWTVDKLLRAIIGVSIFASAYMAEVIRGGLQAIPKGQFEGADSLGLGYWQKMRLVIMPQAIKLVIPGIVNTFIGMFKDTSLVSIISMFDLLGIVRLNFVDPNWATAVTPLTGLIFAGFAFWLFCFGMSRYSAFIERHLDTGHKR
- a CDS encoding amino acid ABC transporter permease; the encoded protein is MTHQALDSTRLSRGGWSFQSALYDPTIRGIFFQVLTIVLLVVFVWWVAHNTAVNLARANIASGFGFLNGRAGFEVGQSLIAYSSDSTYGRALVVGLLNTILIAVTGIITATIIGFIIGIGRLSRNWLIAKLCTVYVEVFRNIPPLLVIFFWYSGVLAVLPNARESLHLPLGAYLNNRGLSFPKPIFGETFWLVGVAFVVAIIAVIVTARWAHRRQAATGQPFHTIWASLGLLVGLPLIVFLVAGAPLSFDYPIAGKFNLTGGSVVGPEFMSLFLALSFYTAAFIAEIVRAGIRGVPKGQTEAAGALGLHPSSITRLVVIPQAFRIIIPPLSSQYLNLTKNSSLAIAIGFADLVAVGSTTLNQTGQAVEVILIWMVIYLSLSVVTSLLMNWFNAKMALVER
- a CDS encoding amino acid ABC transporter ATP-binding protein; protein product: MAEAPAKKLTVSATEVAIEIINMNKWYGDFHVLRDINLKVMRGERIVIAGPSGSGKSTMIRCINRLEEHQKGQIIVDGTELTNDLKKIDEVRREVGMVFQHFNLFPHLTILENCTLAPIWVRKMPKKQAEEIAMHFLKRVKIPEQANKYPGQLSGGQQQRVAIARSLCMNPKIMLFDEPTSALDPEMIKEVLDTMVGLAEEGMTMLCVTHEMGFARQVANRVIFMDQGQIVEQNSPAEFFDNPQHERTKLFLSQILH